From Halorussus lipolyticus:
CCGTCGATGATACCCAGTCCCCGACGGAGACTGTCGAGTCGTCGTCCAAGAGCTTCGAGCCTGCGGACTGAGCGGTTTCCCGGCAGTTCTCGATTTTCTGCGGTCTTTCGTTTCGTCGCTGGTTTCGTCCTCGTCGGCGGTTCGTCTTCCGAGCAGGAAATTGTGTAGATTGCTTTAAGAAAGTCATAGTTGTTCCTTCCACTGCTATTGACGAGCGAAGCACAGTTACGACAGCGCGTCCAAGTCCCGCCATGGAGTACGCGGTGCTGGGGTGGCCCGACGAGGACCCGAAACTCCGTCTTGACTACCGCGAGTTCAGTTACGCCGGGAAGTTCGTGATGTCGAACACCGGCAAGGCCGTGGTGCGCGACCACGAAAGAGGCGTCAGTGACGAAGATGGCGCTCTCGGGGCAGACGGGACCGACCGCCACGGCGCGGACACCCCCGAGGAGCGCGACTGGATACGAGACTCCCGAATCGTCGCCGCCGTCGCGTTCAACGAGGACCGGACCGACTCGGCGACGGCGTGGCTACGGTACGTCACCGTCCGCGACGACCGCCGCGGGGCGGGCCTCGGCGCGCGCCTCACGCGGTTCGCCACTGCCAGACTCCGCGAGCGAGGGTACGAGCGGGTCAAAATCGCGGTCAACAACCCCTTCGCCTACCACGCCCTCTACAAGGCCGGATTCGGCTACACCGCCGAGGAGACCGGCATCGCGGAGTTGGTACTCGCCCGACCCGGCGACCGCTCGCCCGACCGCTACCGCGAAGGACTGGCCGCCTACCGGGAGCGCGAAGGCCTCTCGCAGGCCGAACGCGAGTTCCTGTCGGCGAAGGCCGGTGCGGACCCGCCGGACGTGGTTCCGGTCCCCGAGTAGCAGTCGGATACGCCGTAGTGCGGCCTCTTAGAGTCGCGTGACGTTGGTGGCCCGCGGCCCCTTGTCGGACTCCTCGATTTCGAACTCGACTGCTTGGTCTTCTTCGAGGTCCGGCCCTTCCACGTCCTCCATGTGGAAGAACACGTCTTCGTCGTCGTCGGCGTCCTCGGGTTTGATGAAGCCGTATCCCTTCTGGTCGTGGAAGAACACGACTGTGCCTTTGACCATGCTCCGAATCTCCAGTTTGAGGTATGTTCTCGTGTACCAAGTATTCGAGGGTGACCGGGAAAAGGGTGTTCGGATTCGTGGAGTGAAGACCTCTCTATCCAGCCGAACTGCTACAGCAAATATTCGAGGTGACCTTTACTCTACGACCCCCAATAATTCCGGGGATAAAGCGTCAACTCATCAGTATATCGGGTAAAATCTGAGTCCCAAGTAGCAACATGTGTTATGTCAACGGATTTTGCTATGTTTGCGAGAACCGCTTCTTGAATACTGATTTCACGGGGGCGATATTCCAAAAAATCGCTCACGACCGATTCATATTCCGCAGAAGAACAATGGTGAATTTCAAATACGTCGCTCTCACGAACTTTTTCTAAGCAGTCGTCGGCTCCGCCCCGGTCACCGTTCCCGTGACCTAAGCTCGTGATAGCTATATTCAAAGTTTCTCTTGTCGTATGAATTGTCGAGAAGGGTAGCTCGTTACCGACCACCCGCTCTAACAGAAAATGAGCGTATCTCTGTTTAGTTTTTGTTTCTGGGTCCAGCTCTTCAGCATCCGTATGGAAAAATCCTTCTAGGACACGCTTTCCGACAAAAATATCCGTGCTTGGGACTCCTATATCCCCGTTTTCAGATGGTTGAATAAAGTCACCCGGATATGGTTCCCGTAGTTCTGCAATTTCGGCCATCCAACTTACCCTACGAGGTCGTAAATAGGGTCGTCCTCAGGTACCGATGATACAGCATCCTTCGGCAATGATTGGTCCAATTCCCAACTCAGGAATTCTTCTTTAGTTATCGATTCTCGGTTTATCCACACCTCTGGAAGTTTCTTTTCCTTGATATTTACGTCAATATCGTATTCAGATGCAGTTTCTTTAAATTCCCTGAAGACTTCGATGAATTTTTGCTCTGTTTTTTCGACGCGGCCCCAGTTAGCCGCTCGTTCGAAATAGTCTTCGGGACCGCTAACAGTATGGACTGCGATTAGACGAGTGATTTGTTTCCAGAGACCATGGTAATAAAAGGTATCTAAATGCTGTAGGAGTTTCTGGTACTCAGAACGCTCCTCCTGCCCCATTGCTCTCACCCCTTGGTAAGCGCATTCATTTAGTACGGTTTCTGCGACTTGGGTAAACTCGGTAACGTACGGCTCTAAACCCGCGAAGATCTGGAAGCGAAGTAGCTCACGTTTCATATCGCCCGCCCGCTCGGAAAGGGACTGGATGAGATTCTCAGGAAATTCGTCAACTTCCGCCTCCGGGTCGCATGCTCTTGCGCATTGGTAGAGGTGGAGGTGAATATCTATATTGGCTAAATACAGGTCCTGGAATGGACCGTCACGCTGTTCGTAGTATTCTCGGAGCCAACTGAACGTTTCGGCGTCGATGACCTCGGTAATTGACGTTCCCGTTGGGAGAGATTCCGAGTCCCCCTCCGTTGCGATGTAATACTCAGCGACCTGTTTCACAGTCGGGTAAGGCCCCCCTTCATCACGGATTGCGAGTTTTTCACCGTTCTCGATTCCGTGGTCAAGCTCGGGAAGCATGTCTCCATCAGCATACCACTGTATCGTCACCTCGCTTTCCAAGTCGTGGTCTCGAATAGCCATCAAGAGGAGCTTCTGCTCAGTAATAGAATCAACGTCGTCCCAACTGTAACCATCAATATCGCTGACGGCCTGCTTGAGGCCCTGCTTGAACGTCGCAATAAGTCGGACCTCTGTTGATGGGAACGACATCCTTGAGCGGACTTACAGCCTTACAAGTGAAATAACTAATCATCTCTTGAAAGACTCAAATGCGTTGCTGGGAACCGTCTAGTTAGGTGATTCTGTGGTTGAATAGGACTTCGAAGGTACGACTAAAACCACAGTTGGGCCATAATCCGATATTTATTTGAGATAGGAAAATCCGATGACTGAAACCTAATTGTGCGGTTTTCGTTGTTCAGACAGTGGCCTTGGGAAGTGCTTCCGAATAGCTGTATTTTTCAACTACTGATATGGCTCTGGCTCCGAGAAACCGACCCCGGTGGCCACCGACGTTAAGCACAGCGGGGCCGAAATCTCACGCCGTTGGGGTTTCTGGGGCATGAGTGACCGAGATTCGCTACCGGGACGGGACGCATCGCTATGGCTGGACACGACCGAGCGGACCGACTATCCACCGCTCGACGGTGACCGAATGGTCGATACCGCGGTGGTCGGCGGCGGAATCGCTGGCGTGACGGCCGCGCTCCACGCCGCCGAGGCCGGGCAATCTGTCGCGGTCCTCGAATCCGACCGCATCGTCGAGGGCGTGACTGGCAAGACGACCGCGAAAGTCACCGCACAGCACGGGTTGATTTACGCCGACCTCCTCGACAAGCACGGCCGGGACGCCGCCCGCCAGTACGGCAAGGCCAACTCGGCGGCCATCGAAGAAATCGCCGACAGGGTGGAACGCCACGACATCGACTGTAACTTCGAGCGCCTGCCGGCCTACACCTACGCTGGGGACGAGGACCAACGCGGCGCGGTCAGCAGAGAGGCCACCGTCGCCGAAGGCTTGGACCTCCCCGCCGAGTTCGAACCGGACCCGCCCTTCCCCGGCGAGACGCCCGGCGCGGTCGAGTTCGAGGAGCAGGCCCAGTTCCACCCTCGCAAGTACCTCCTCGCGCTCGCCGACCAAATTCTCGAGGCCGACGGCGAGGCCGAAATCTTCGAGCAGACCAAAGTCACCGCGGTAGACGACCGGGACGGCGGCGACCACTGTCGTGTCGAGACCGAACACAGCGTCGTCACCGCGGAATCGGTCCTGCTGACGACCCACTTCCCCATCGAGGACCCCGGTTTTTACTTCGCGCGCCAGTACCCAAAGCGGTCCTACGTGCTGGCGGTCGAACTCGCCGACGAGCCTCCTCGTGGCATGTTCTACCGGGATAAATCGCCCTACTTCTCGGCCCGCCCGCACCCGAGCGCCGAGGGGCCGATGATGCTGGTCGGCGGCCAGAACCACAAGACCGGGCAGGGCGGTTCGACCGCCGACAGGTACCGGAAACTCGAACGACAGGCCCGCGACCACTTCGACGTGGAGTCGGTCGAGTACCGGTGGTCCACGCAGGATTACGTCTCGGTGGACCGGATGCCCTACGTCGGCGAACTCGGTCCGACCACCGAGGGCGTCTACGTCGCCACGGGATTCGGCGGATGGGGCATGACCAACGGGACCGCCGCGGGCCGGATGCTCGCCGAATTCGCCCGAGGAGAGGACCCCCGGTGGGCCGACGCCTTCGACCCGACCCGCATCGACCCGGAGGCTGGCGGCAAAAATCTCGTCACCGAGAATCTCAACGTCGGCAAGGAGTTCACGAAGGACTGGGCCGAGGCCCTGCTCGGCGGGAAGGACGCCGACATCGCCCCCGGCGAGGGACAAGTCGTGCGCAGAGGCGGCAAGCCCCTCGCCGCGGCCCGCGACGACGAGGGCGACCTGCACGTCTCGTCGGCGGTCTGCCCCCATCTGGACTGCATCGTCCACTGGAACGACGGCGAGCAGTCGTGGGACTGCCCCTGTCATGGCTCTCGGTTCTCGATAGACGGAGAAGTCTTGGAGGGGCCTGCGGTCGAGGACCTGCCGAAACGCGGCGAGTGAGTCGCCGAGGCGGACCAAACTGGTGCGTTTCGAGGGTATAAATAAGTGATATGCGCGTGGCGGCGCGCTCTCGTGAGCGCGCCCACACGCGAGAGAGCTATTGGACGAATATTGGACGAATGCACGAGGAGAACCACGCCAATTCTGCGGTTCGCGGTCACGTCGAGATACGGTAGTAGTAGCTTTCAAACCCACTCGACCCCTACCCCCGAGTAATGGGAAACACCGATATGCGGCAACTCGCGGCCCTCGAGGAGGTCCCCTTCGACGAACTCGAAGGCGACACCGTGGCCGTGGACGCCCACAACTGGCTCTACAAGTACCTCACGACCACGGTCAAGTGGACCACGGACGAGGCCTACACCACCGAGGACGGCACCGAAGTCGCCAACCTCATCGGCGTCGTGCAGGGCCTGCCCAAGTTCTTCGAGAACGACCTGACGCCCGTATTCGTCTTCGACGGCGCGGTCACCGACCACAAGGAGGCCGAAATCGAACAGCGCAGAGAGGAGCGCGCCAAGCGCGAGGAGAAACTGGAGGAGGCCCGAGAGGAAGGCGACGCCGTGGAAATCGCGCGACTGGAGGCTCACACCCAACGCCTGACCGACACGATTCAGCGGACCACCCGCGAGTTGTTCGACCGACTCGACGTGCCCTACATCGAGGCCCCCGCGGAGGGCGAGGCACAGGCCGCCCACATGAACCGGACCGGCGCGGTCGATTACTGCGGGACCGAGGACTACGACTCGCTTCTCCTCGGGGCACCCCTCACACTGCGCCAACTCACGAGCAAAGGAAACCCCGAACTGATGGACTTCGAGGCCACCCTCGAAAAGCACGACGTGACGTGGGAGCAGTTGGTGGACATCGGCATCCTCTGCGGCACGGACTTCAACGAGGGCGTGTCGGGAATCGGCCCCAAGACCGCCCTGAAGGGCGTCACAGAACACGGCGACATCTGGGGCGTGCTGGAGGACCGCGGCGCGAGCATCGACAAGGACGTGGACGTGATTCGGGAACTGTTCTTGAACCCGACCGTCACCGACGACTACGCGTTCGACGCCGAGATGGACCCGGACCTCGACTCTGCGCGGGAGTACGTCGTCGGCGAGTGGGGCGTCCACGAAGACGAGGTGAGTCGAGGCTTCGAGCGCATCGAGGAGTCGGTGGTCCAGACCGGACTCGACAACTGGACCTAACTGTTCCGTTCGGGCGTCAAAAAACTCATACGAGCGCCGGAGATGCGGTTGTAGTATGCGAACTGCCCTCCATCGCATCGCTGGTGGCGCGCTCGCCTACCTCGTCTCGTATCTCCTCGTCGGACTGGTGACGGTCCCCCGACTCGACCGGTATCTCCGTCGCTCGTCGGACGAGGCCGTCACCGTCCTCGACGTGTACCACTCGGCCGGGAGTCCGCTCTGGCAGGCCGTCGGGTGGTTCACGCTGAACGCCCACGGCGTTCCCGTGGATGTCGTCGCCGTGCGGGACTCCGGAAACTTCGTCGCTGACGGAGCGATGTGGTTCAGCGCGATTCCCGGATTGCTGGGACTGGTCCCGATGGTCGCGTGCCTGTTGGTCGGGGCGGTACTGACCGCGAGGAGTCGGTCGTCGCCGGTCCCGGCGAGCGTCGGCGCGCACATGGTCCTCGGATACCTGTTCGCCACGTTGCTCTCGACGGCGGTGTTCGCAGGCGCAGTCGGCCCCGTGAGTGCATCCGCGAGCGTCCTACTACCCGGCGACTACGCCGGCGGCAGGTGGTGGCTCGTCGTCGTCTTCGCGCCGCTCGTCTTCGGGTCGGTCGGCGCGCTGATGGGTCAGTCGCCGCTCCTCACCGCGACCATCGAGCGCCTGCGGTCGGGCGCGTCGCTCCGGTAGCGCGCCGAAACGCCGGTTGTCCTCGGCCCCGATTCAGACGACGAAGCCCCTGTGGCCGCGAATGGCGACTGAGAAACAAAATTATTCCTTAAACGATTGTATAGTTGTCTCGAAGGCCCGCTCGACCGTCTCGGCGAATCAGTTCGGCAAGTCGCTCCCGAACCGATTCGGCCGAAGTCTTGAGGGACGTGACGGCCCAGTTTCGAGTATGGCGAGCGACGAACTCCAGCCGAACGACCTTGAGGAGGGAACCAGCGTTCGACTCAAATGGTCGCCCCGAGGAGGCCGCGGTGCCGGAAGCACCGCCGAGGGCGACGTGACCCGCGTCTGGCGGCCGGACGACGACGTGCAGGAGTTCACGGTCGAACGGGACGACGACGCCATCAACGTCTACACCGACTACCGGAACCCGGTGGTCGAGCGCGTCGAGGGCGGTCTGGACGGCGACGAGGAGCCAAACACCGAGACGGTCGGGCGACTCGACTCGATAACGCGGGCCTGACCGCCCAAAAAACGGGACCGGCGGCTACCAGTTCTCGATGAACGCCTTCAGGTCGTCTTTGAACTGCTGGACCTCGTCGGACGGACCGTCGCCGGACCGCCCGTACTCTATCGGCTTCGTCTCCTCCTCCCAGTCGGTAATCGCTTCGATTCCGAGTTCCGCTTCGACGTTGTTGATTTGAGCGAACACGCCCGTTCCCGCCTCCTCGCTACCGGCGAAGTAGAGGCCACAGAGCGCCCCGTTCTCCTCGAGGTAGACCGCGGACCCCGAGTCGCCGTTTCTCCCGAGCGCCGTCGTGAGAACGCAGTCCTCGACTCGAATCAGGTTCGGGTTCTCGTCGTCGCCGTAGTTGACGTTGACGGACACGTCGATGAGGTCGATTTCCGCCGTCGTGGTGTCGGTCGTCCGGCCAGTCTTCGTCACCGTCGCGCCGCCGTGTTCGTCGGTGATGTCCCTGACGACTGAGCGTCCGTACTCGTCGCCGTTCCGGGCAACGTCGAGACCGATGGTCCCCCAACCGTCGTGTTTCGTGACCGTGCGAGCGGCCGCGTCGGCCTTCGACCCGTCTTCGAGCGGCGCGTAGCCCACGAGTTCTCCGACCTCGCCGCCTCGGAACGGTTGGTGAATCGGACGGTTGGCCTCGAAGCCGTCGGCGACGTAGACGTGCCAGTTCGAGACGCGAACCACGTCGCCCTCGGAAACGCCTTCGGTCCACTCGCCCTTCGACAGGTCGGTCACGCGGGCCACGTAGCTTCCGGTCCCGACTATCGGGAGGCTATCTGGCTGTTCCTCCGCGCCCGCCATGACCGGCCGGAACTCCGCGGACGATTCGGGGTCCATCACTTCGCCGCTGTCGGACGAAATCGCCATTCGAAGCGTGTGCGCCTTCAGTTCGCCGATTTCGACCACGCCGTGTTCGTCCTCGGACATCGACGTGCGATTGGCCACGAGTTGGTCCTCCGGGAGCTCGCTCTCGGGTTTCTTCTTGCTGACGAGCGCGACGAATCGCTTCTCTTTCGGGTCGTAGGCGACCCCTTGGACGTTCTCCAACCCCTCGACTTCGCGCCGGAACTGTTCGAGTTTTTCTTGTCTTTCGGTATCACTACCCATGATTCCCACCCCAACTCGGAGAGAATACCTTAGATATATTAAATTTATTTGCGATGTCCCCACAACGAAATTTCGAAACGACAACGTACTGCTCCTCGAAAGAAGGCCGGTGCGTGGGCCGCGAAGCACCGACCCACACGGGTTCATCTCCGCTCAGTTATCCACACGCATTTCACCGCCCGTCTCGTATCCCGAGCCATGAACGCCGAA
This genomic window contains:
- the fen gene encoding flap endonuclease-1; the encoded protein is MGNTDMRQLAALEEVPFDELEGDTVAVDAHNWLYKYLTTTVKWTTDEAYTTEDGTEVANLIGVVQGLPKFFENDLTPVFVFDGAVTDHKEAEIEQRREERAKREEKLEEAREEGDAVEIARLEAHTQRLTDTIQRTTRELFDRLDVPYIEAPAEGEAQAAHMNRTGAVDYCGTEDYDSLLLGAPLTLRQLTSKGNPELMDFEATLEKHDVTWEQLVDIGILCGTDFNEGVSGIGPKTALKGVTEHGDIWGVLEDRGASIDKDVDVIRELFLNPTVTDDYAFDAEMDPDLDSAREYVVGEWGVHEDEVSRGFERIEESVVQTGLDNWT
- a CDS encoding FAD-dependent oxidoreductase gives rise to the protein MSDRDSLPGRDASLWLDTTERTDYPPLDGDRMVDTAVVGGGIAGVTAALHAAEAGQSVAVLESDRIVEGVTGKTTAKVTAQHGLIYADLLDKHGRDAARQYGKANSAAIEEIADRVERHDIDCNFERLPAYTYAGDEDQRGAVSREATVAEGLDLPAEFEPDPPFPGETPGAVEFEEQAQFHPRKYLLALADQILEADGEAEIFEQTKVTAVDDRDGGDHCRVETEHSVVTAESVLLTTHFPIEDPGFYFARQYPKRSYVLAVELADEPPRGMFYRDKSPYFSARPHPSAEGPMMLVGGQNHKTGQGGSTADRYRKLERQARDHFDVESVEYRWSTQDYVSVDRMPYVGELGPTTEGVYVATGFGGWGMTNGTAAGRMLAEFARGEDPRWADAFDPTRIDPEAGGKNLVTENLNVGKEFTKDWAEALLGGKDADIAPGEGQVVRRGGKPLAAARDDEGDLHVSSAVCPHLDCIVHWNDGEQSWDCPCHGSRFSIDGEVLEGPAVEDLPKRGE
- a CDS encoding cold-shock protein; translated protein: MVKGTVVFFHDQKGYGFIKPEDADDDEDVFFHMEDVEGPDLEEDQAVEFEIEESDKGPRATNVTRL
- a CDS encoding GNAT family N-acetyltransferase, translated to MEYAVLGWPDEDPKLRLDYREFSYAGKFVMSNTGKAVVRDHERGVSDEDGALGADGTDRHGADTPEERDWIRDSRIVAAVAFNEDRTDSATAWLRYVTVRDDRRGAGLGARLTRFATARLRERGYERVKIAVNNPFAYHALYKAGFGYTAEETGIAELVLARPGDRSPDRYREGLAAYREREGLSQAEREFLSAKAGADPPDVVPVPE